A genomic region of Podarcis raffonei isolate rPodRaf1 chromosome 13, rPodRaf1.pri, whole genome shotgun sequence contains the following coding sequences:
- the LOC128400403 gene encoding olfactory receptor 8I2-like — MVSVDAVATSINQTAITEFILLGFGHHPELQILFFLIFLSIYILTLMGNLLIVVLVVNDRQLHTPMYFFLGNLSCLEIFYTSTILPRMLVSFLTENRTISFSGCFIQLYLFGFLVTAETCLLSVMSYDRYLAICKPLQYSFHMNSKVCISLAAASWISGCFSVSVVVIWMTQLTYCGFNGIDHFFCDFIPLSKLACTDTSLIMVIALMLSSLFTFPLFMLTITSYICIISAILRISTTSGRQKAFSTCSSHLIVVTIFYGSLMIVYVLPDDPKLRGLTKVLSTFYTILTPMINPLIYSLRNKEVKVALGKLGQTCMLSLRT, encoded by the coding sequence GTAGCCACCTCAATAAATCAAActgccatcacagaattcatcCTCCTGGGATTTGGACATCATCCTGAACTACAGATTCTGTTCTTCTTGATATTTCTGAGCATCTACATTCTAACCTTAATGGGGAACCTTCTCATTGTTGTGTTAGTTGTGAATGATAGACAGCTTCATAcgcccatgtatttcttcctagGGAACTTGTCCTGTTTGGAGATTTTCTATACCTCAACTATTCTGCCCAGAATGCTAGTCAGTTTCCTAACAGAGAATAGAACCATTTCCTTTTCTGGCTGCTTTATACAAttatatttatttggttttctgGTGACTGCAGAGACATGTCTCTTATCTGTGATGTCATATGATCGGTATTTAGCAATTTGCAAACCACTGCAATATTCATTCCATATGAACAGCAAGGTCTGTATCTCTTTAGCAGCAGCATCCTGGATAAGTGGTTGTTTCTCTGTCTCTGTGGTAGTCATATGGATGACACAATTAACTTACTGTGGTTTCAACGGAATTGACCAtttcttttgtgattttataCCTCTCAGTAAGTTGGCCTGTACTGATACTTCATTAATTATGGTGATAGCCCTTATGTTATCTTCCTTATTCACTTTCCCTTTATTTATGTTGACCATAACATCTTACATTTGCATAATCTCAGCCATTTTGAGGATTTCCACCACATCTGGGAGGCAAAAGGCATTTTCTACTTGCTCCTCTCATCTTATTGTAGTCACCATTTTCTACGGGTCCTTAATGATTGTTTATGTCCTCCCAGATGACCCCAAACTGAGAGGCTTAACCAAAGTGCTCTCTACTTTCTACACAATCCTTACACCAATGATCAATCCCCTCATATACAGTTTAAGGAACAAGGAGGTTAAGGTGGCTTTGGGAAAACTGGGCCAGACATGCATGTTGTCCCTTAGAACTTAG